Proteins encoded by one window of Lathyrus oleraceus cultivar Zhongwan6 chromosome 1, CAAS_Psat_ZW6_1.0, whole genome shotgun sequence:
- the LOC127110447 gene encoding uncharacterized protein LOC127110447 gives MPCSPSAEPSNPNREDPVADSVNTPHVRRPKETVSGFSSSIVLEEQTKEDSRYVHNAIATIVTGILSGNLEESNVDIPLDNVAGEEVHVTHDVSDNPNCEAETVNLEEFFDNELLSSVLPSIAKRVRTMREKKTVAQRSPRKKIDVPTSSKTTVAVESSLKRKVHGPTKSWSKVVPKKKKIKWKYVYQKRLALERELAQNVLDCKDIMDLIQEAEYDDGKSKEFRKVYVRGKCVNFSPSVINKYLGRPDEAQPELEVRKWPLKGKLVASKLSVKYAMLHKIGVANWVPTNHKSIVVVMLGKFIYAVGTKAKFDYGSYIFDQTLKHAGSFSVKGPIAFPSLICGETSRVSNQPGKAVVIAMLKETCRELEARKLNLENLISSLEMTEGDVLADGGEFGEAVAVVEEAERQGEEGEADASPDDGTDDDADSKSDD, from the exons ATGCCTTGTTCTCCTAGCGCTGAACCAAGCAACCCTAACAGAGAAGATCCTGTTGCTGACTCTGTGAATACCCCACATGtaagaagacctaaagaaactgTATCTGGCTTCTCCTCATCCATCGTTCTTGAGGAACAAACCAAAGAAGATTCCAGGTATGTTCACAATGCCATTGCCACTATAGTGACTGGAATATTGTCTGGAAATCTTGAG GAGTCAAATGTTGACATACCCTTAGATAATGTGGCTGGTGAGGAAGTTCATGTCACTcatgatgtcagtgacaaccctaactGTGAGGCTGAAACAGTAAACCTGGAGGAATTTTTTGATAATGAGTTGTTGTCCTCTGTCCTacctagcatagccaaaagggttaggactatGAGAGAAAAGAAAACTGTGGCTCAAAGGTCCCCCAGAAAGAAGATTGATGTTCCAACCTCTTCCAAGACAACGGTGGCAGTCGAGAGTTCCCTCAAGAGGAAAGTTCATGGTCCAaccaaatcttggagcaaagtggtgcccaagaaaaagaagatcaa GTGGAAATATGTTTATCAGAAGAGGCTGGCTTTGGAAAGGGAATTAGCTCAGAATGTCCTAGACTGTAAGGATATTATGGATCTTATTCAAGAGGCTG AATATGATGATGGCAAGTCTAAGGAATTCAGGAAAGTGTATGTGAGAGGCAAGTGTGTAAATTTCTCTCCTTCAGTGATCAACAAGTATTTGGGAAGGCCTGATGAagctcaacctgagcttgag GTAAGGAAGTGGCCTCTCAAAGGAAAATTAGTGGCAAGTAAACTGAGTGTCAAGTATGCAATGCTGCACAAGATTGGAGTTGCTAACTGGGTGCCCACCAATCATAAATCTATAGTTGTTGTCATGCTTGGAAAGTTTATAtatgctgttggaaccaaagccAAATTTGACTATGGCTCCTATATTTTTGATCAAACTTTGAAGCATGCAGGAAGCTTTAGTGTGAAGGGtcctatagcctttccttctcTCATCTGTG GCGAGACATCACGTGTAAGCAATCAGCCAGGTAAAGCTGTTGTCATTGCAATGCTCAAAGAAACCTGCAGGGAATtagaggcaaggaagctgaaCTTGGAAAATTTGATTAGCTCTTTGGAGATGACTGAAGGTGATGTGCTAGCTGATGGTGGAGAATTTGGTGAAGCTGTTGCTGTTGTAGAAGAAGCTGAAAGACAAGGTGAAGAGGGAGAAGCAGATGCCAGTCCTGATGATGGCACAGATGATGATGCTGACTCTAAGTCAGATGACTAG